A region of the Ktedonobacteraceae bacterium genome:
TGGCAGCCGTGACGAAAGCAGGAACTCTGCGGGACCGTGTTCTCATTGTCCTCTTGTTGCATACAGGACTGCGGGCAAGGGAAATCTGCCGACTGCAGTGCGATCAGGTGAAGCTAGGCAAGCGGAGCGGCTTCCTCGAAATCATTGGGAAGCGCAACAAATATCGCGAGGTGCTACTCAATGCCACAGCTCGCAAGCTGCTGGAGGAATATCTTCCAACTCTCCCGCCTGATACCGTTTTCCTTTTCCCATCAGCCAAGACGCAAGATGCCTTGTCGGCACGCGCTCTAGGCTATATCGTGAAAAAATATGCGCAGGCAGCGAGACTCCCTGGTGTCAGTCCTTATGATTTGCGCCACCGTTTCGGCTATCGGATGGCAGAGTCCGTCCCGTTGCATCGATTAGCGCAAATCATGAGACATGATTCGTTAGATACGACCAAATTGTACATTCAAGGCACAAAGCACGATTTGCAGCAGGCGGTTGAAACGATCGCGTGGACATAGGGGGCAACATGTTCGTTATCAAACCAGAGCAACTCGTTGGTCAGCAAATGAAAAACTACCAACTTGTAGAGTTCCTCAGTGGAGGGGGATTTGGTTACGTCTACCAAGCTGTACATGTGAAACTCCATAAAAAAGTGGCCATCAAGCTTTTAAAGCCAGAGCATGTGCTTAATACAGAGCATCTAGCAGCCTTTGAGCGAGAAGCGAAAATTATCGCTAGCTTTACTCATCCGCACATTCTAGATATTTATGACTACGATGTGTTTGATGAGATTCCTTTCATCGTTATGCCCTTTATCGAGCAAGGAAGCTTGCGGAAACTCCACCCCCGCAATTCAATCCTCGATATGGCAACCATTCTCTTTTATGTGAAGCAAATCGCCAGTGCCTTGCAATATGCCCACGATCACAAAATCATACATCGCGATGTGAAGCCTGATAATTGTTTATATGGACCACAGGGAGTACTCTTACGTGATTTTGGGATTGCCATTACGGCCCATAGCATCAACTCGCTGTCACTACAGGATGGGTATGGAACTCTCTTCTATAAGGCGCCGGAACAATTTGAATACCATGCTCAAATTTGGAGCGACCAATACTCCCTGGCTGTTGTAGTCTACGAATGGTTATGTGGAAAGGTACCGTTCACTGGGAAAACTGTCTATGAGCTTTATCGGAAGCACAAGGAAGAACCTCCTCCTTCGTTCAAGCAACAAGGTGTGGATGTTCCACCAGCCGCTGAGCAAGCGGTCAGGAAAGGTCTTGCGAAGAAGCCAGAGGAGAGGTATCCAAATGTCGTAGCATTTGCAGAGGTCCTTGAACAGGCTGTCTTAGCGCATCAGGCGGCAATAAAATCCCCTCCAATCCCCGACAATCCCACACCGGCATCTGCGCGTGTATCACTATTACCTCAAGCTAGTAAAGCCGATACAGAAAAACAGTCTATACATCAGCCATCCGATCAAGTACCAACCAACAGGGGAAAATCAGAAGGAGAAGTGCAAGTTCCACTAAGCCGAAGGTCACAGGAAGTGCATGATGAACAAGAGACTGGGTATCGACAAGAGGAAGCCGAGTATGATGAGGCTTTGGAAAGGTATAACCGAGACCCTCGGTTTCGGCAGGTATATTCAGTGGTACATATAGATAACATAACCGGAAATATGAAAGTTGATATTACGAGCAAGCCAGAAAATTATTATGAACGAACGAAAGAAAATAATGAAGGGCTGGCTACTCTGCTAAGAAACCCACTAGGCCAACAGGATGTTTTTGCTTTTGCGCTCATAAAACCTTTGTTATTAGCTGTAAAACCTGAAGGTAGCAGAAAAACATACAGAGAACTCATGAATGAATTAAAGGAGCGTGAATTGGCAGTTTTGAAAGACGAGTTCCTGGCTGCCACTATTGAAGCGCTCGAACAATTGTATAATCCTGGTATTTCATCTGGACGCTCACATATCCGGGAGATGAAGAAAGTTCTCCAAGAACAAGTGGTGCAACAACCAATCAATGCCATTGTCAAAAATTATGAAAAGGAACAAAAAAGGCAATATAAAATACCTGAAAATGCGGAATTCAGAAAGTTGTCAGAAGACGAATTCAATAATTTACCAAATAATGATGCAAAACGGCAATATAATCGGCTATCAAAAATAGCGGATCGCTCAAAGGAAATGAGAGAGTTGTTTGGCGATTTTCAAGGAAAAGCGGAAATTCCCATTTTCGCACTTCTAGGCGCAACTCTCATGCAGGCTCGTCTGCGAAGGAAGCCACCAGCACCTGCATATCCTTCGCCATCACCTCAATCAGCATCATCTAGAAAATCTTCACAGCAGTCTAATCCATATAGGAGAAGGGTATATACCATCGCGGGTAAAGATTGGCAGACAGACAAGTTATATGTTGACGCTTCCAGCCGGATGGAAGATTATTTTCAAAATCCGCGAGCGCAAGCTGACTTATTAGCTTTAAATATCATTGCTATGTTTTTGATGCAAGCAAAAGCTCCAAATACAGACGAAACGTATGCCTATGAGTTCACAAAATTACGCAAGAGAGTGCAAGAGTTAGGGGAAAAAATAGCAGCAAACCGAGGATTGGTAGATAGTGCCAATCCCGCTTCAGAATTGAAGCCGCTTAATGCACTAAGTCCTATGGAGGCATACACTCATCTTGAATTACAGAAGCAACTGGATCAAGCTGCTCACGTGCTAACCCAGTTGAGAGCACAGTTTCAAAGTGATGCAATGACAGCTATACAGAATGCGTATACAAAACCCTTAAGTCAGATGCAAGAAATTCTTCAGCAAGAAGTACGTACCCATACAGCGCTAGAGCTTATTAGGCAGTTCGGTGAACATCTCGCTGCATCCTGTGGTCTGGATAGCCTAACAGCACAGCAACTAGCAGCACAAGCACTGAGAAATGAGCCACGAAGAACTGATAAAGCAGCATGGCAGTGCTGGAGAGAAAGGTTAAGTCCCGAGCAGAAACGTTCGATAAAGTGGGCAAAGCGTATGGAACAGATTCAAGGACCGGAAGGAGTGGCGAAAACGACAAGCGAAATGTTACTCCAAACAATCACAGGACTCGATCTTATGGAAAGACGTATGCATATTGATCTGTTACCAGAATCTTAATCGAGAGGAAGAGCTACTTACTAAGGAGTATAAAGTCTCATTCCGCATTTGTGAATGTCGATAAAGTTCAAAAGCAGCACTTTGGTTTTTGAACAGCAAATGAACTATTACCTCTTCAAATGGCTGCTCCAGGAACGAATCCTTGCCATGTCCCCTTTGGGCTAGCTTCCTATCCCACTTTCTGTTCCAACTGTAAGCAAACCCCAAATAACGCTTGACTAGCAGAGGTAAAATGGAAACATACAAGTATTGGCTTAACTATTTATTCCAATGAAAGGTGGTGCGTATGCGTAAGTTGAAAGCCTACGTCCCCAAAGACGACCTCGAGATGCCAAAGCAGATTGACAAGAAGCGCTACACGGCCGTTCTTATCCGTCAATCCGACCACCGAGCCGAAGCCGACCACATCTTCTCAAGAGAGAGCCAGTTAAAACTGATACAATACGCGGTACGGCTGCGAGGCGACGTAGACGACAGAATGGTGCGCCTCTATGACGAAGGCGCGGGGGTTTCGGGTCAGAAGCGTATCGACCAGCGCAAAGAGTTGAACCGCCTGTATGCGGACATCAAGGCAGGCATTATCGGCTCGCTGGTCATCATCCACGAGGACCGCTTGTTTCGTGACGAGTATCACACCAACGACACTACGTTTATCAAACTGCTGGCTGAATATGATGTACTGCTGTTTGTGCGTACCGATCATCGCCGCTACGACTGCACGAAGGCCAGTGATCGCAACTCACTCATCGAGAAGATGATCGCCAGCCGCAACTACCTCGACGATCATGTCCTCGGCCGTATGAACGGCAGCCAGGAAGCCAAAGCGCTGCAAGGCTTGTTTGTCGGCGCGAACCTGGGCATGGGCTTTGTCACCAAAGGCAAAAAGAAAGAGCAAGTCATCCTGATCTATGAACCCTGGGCCGAGAAAATACGCTGGATGTTCAACCGCTTCAAACAACTGGATGACGTGTCCAAGTTGGGTCATGAAATAGAGGAGCTGCCCTATCTCTTCCCCGATCCTTCGGTTGACGATTTGATGACCTACACCTTCAAAATCCATATGAACAAAGTGCCGGGCGGCTTCAAACCCTCCTGTATCGAGACAGTCAAGTACATGCTCTCTAATCTCAGTTATGGCGGAGCGATTATCTATAAAGGTGCTATCATCGCCTGGGATGAGAAGCGGGCCATTGTCGATAAAGAATTGGCGCTCTGGGCCTATCACAAAATCACTGGTAGAGATGTCGAGGGCAACTTGCTTGAGGGTGTGGAACGCCGTAGCTTGAGAGACGATAGCGCCCAGGCAGTGCTCAAGTACATCCTACGTGATCCGCAGGGGCCGTTATATGTCACTAGACCAGAGCAGCCGGAGTATGTGCGCCAAAGCCTCGTAAAAGACCACAAAGCGCAAGGGAAAATCTACCGCGACATTACTTTTGCTATCCGCGCTCACCTGATTGACGACATCTTTTTGGAGCGTGTGAAGGCGCTGGCGATAGCCGACCAGCATATCGCTCAGACCATCGAGCAGAGCATCAAGAGCCTCGAAGAACAGCACCT
Encoded here:
- a CDS encoding tyrosine-type recombinase/integrase; translated protein: MKRTAHPPLSHAGLEALASDEDWLHELEDLTPASIRNYLSDLRHFIAWYETEQDAHVRDCFTPQGITTPALIGYRAYLQTVQRQKPASVNRSLISLKRYFGWASHQHLITYDPSVAVKLLGQEESAPRHLDDQEEQALMAAVTKAGTLRDRVLIVLLLHTGLRAREICRLQCDQVKLGKRSGFLEIIGKRNKYREVLLNATARKLLEEYLPTLPPDTVFLFPSAKTQDALSARALGYIVKKYAQAARLPGVSPYDLRHRFGYRMAESVPLHRLAQIMRHDSLDTTKLYIQGTKHDLQQAVETIAWT
- a CDS encoding serine/threonine-protein kinase, with amino-acid sequence MFVIKPEQLVGQQMKNYQLVEFLSGGGFGYVYQAVHVKLHKKVAIKLLKPEHVLNTEHLAAFEREAKIIASFTHPHILDIYDYDVFDEIPFIVMPFIEQGSLRKLHPRNSILDMATILFYVKQIASALQYAHDHKIIHRDVKPDNCLYGPQGVLLRDFGIAITAHSINSLSLQDGYGTLFYKAPEQFEYHAQIWSDQYSLAVVVYEWLCGKVPFTGKTVYELYRKHKEEPPPSFKQQGVDVPPAAEQAVRKGLAKKPEERYPNVVAFAEVLEQAVLAHQAAIKSPPIPDNPTPASARVSLLPQASKADTEKQSIHQPSDQVPTNRGKSEGEVQVPLSRRSQEVHDEQETGYRQEEAEYDEALERYNRDPRFRQVYSVVHIDNITGNMKVDITSKPENYYERTKENNEGLATLLRNPLGQQDVFAFALIKPLLLAVKPEGSRKTYRELMNELKERELAVLKDEFLAATIEALEQLYNPGISSGRSHIREMKKVLQEQVVQQPINAIVKNYEKEQKRQYKIPENAEFRKLSEDEFNNLPNNDAKRQYNRLSKIADRSKEMRELFGDFQGKAEIPIFALLGATLMQARLRRKPPAPAYPSPSPQSASSRKSSQQSNPYRRRVYTIAGKDWQTDKLYVDASSRMEDYFQNPRAQADLLALNIIAMFLMQAKAPNTDETYAYEFTKLRKRVQELGEKIAANRGLVDSANPASELKPLNALSPMEAYTHLELQKQLDQAAHVLTQLRAQFQSDAMTAIQNAYTKPLSQMQEILQQEVRTHTALELIRQFGEHLAASCGLDSLTAQQLAAQALRNEPRRTDKAAWQCWRERLSPEQKRSIKWAKRMEQIQGPEGVAKTTSEMLLQTITGLDLMERRMHIDLLPES